From a region of the Tateyamaria omphalii genome:
- a CDS encoding OmpA family protein, translated as MRGWLTLMACALAGPALALQLELPSNARQTAARDSVLDRVEIATGPFANGAVRAETIDGPVQRRSYRVTSPGLTPLQILAPLRAQLLAAGYEPLLDCAADTCGGFDFRFAIDVLPAPNMYVNVRAFHFLSARHRDNGNAVWLLASTAPDAGYLQVVQVGTQQAATATATPPVAAPSGNNSVQELGQRLLANGSVILRSLDFAVGTTRLGEGPAPELEQIATLMANRPGLRIAVVGHTDTIGGLEANLTVSRARARAVRERLINRYDVPPNRIEAEGMGYLSPVATNLTAEGREANRRVEVIVVGEEG; from the coding sequence ATGCGCGGCTGGCTCACTCTGATGGCCTGCGCGCTGGCAGGACCGGCACTTGCCCTGCAACTGGAATTGCCGTCGAATGCCCGGCAAACCGCCGCGCGCGACAGCGTGCTCGACCGGGTCGAGATTGCGACCGGTCCCTTTGCCAATGGTGCGGTGCGCGCCGAAACCATTGACGGCCCGGTGCAGCGACGCAGCTACCGCGTGACGTCGCCGGGCCTGACGCCGCTGCAAATCCTGGCGCCCCTGCGCGCGCAATTGCTCGCAGCAGGGTATGAGCCGCTACTGGACTGCGCGGCCGACACCTGCGGAGGCTTCGATTTCCGTTTCGCCATCGACGTGCTGCCCGCGCCCAACATGTATGTGAACGTGCGCGCCTTCCACTTCCTGAGCGCACGGCACCGGGACAATGGGAACGCTGTGTGGTTGCTGGCCAGCACCGCGCCGGACGCGGGCTATCTGCAGGTGGTGCAGGTCGGCACGCAGCAGGCAGCGACGGCAACCGCCACACCGCCGGTCGCCGCACCGTCCGGCAACAACTCTGTCCAAGAGCTCGGCCAGAGGCTCTTGGCCAACGGCTCTGTCATATTGCGCAGCCTCGATTTCGCCGTCGGCACCACGCGTCTGGGCGAGGGGCCCGCGCCCGAACTGGAACAAATCGCCACCCTGATGGCCAACCGCCCGGGCTTGCGTATCGCCGTGGTCGGCCACACCGACACCATCGGCGGGCTCGAGGCCAACCTCACCGTCTCCCGCGCCCGCGCCCGCGCCGTGCGCGAGCGACTGATCAATCGCTACGATGTGCCCCCGAACCGGATCGAAGCCGAGGGCATGGGATACCTCTCACCCGTCGCAACCAACCTGACAGCAGAGGGTCGCGAGGCGAACCGGCGGGTCGAGGTAATTGTGGTGGGGGAAGAGGGGTAG
- a CDS encoding peroxidase-related enzyme (This protein belongs to a clade of uncharacterized proteins related to peroxidases such as the alkylhydroperoxidase AhpD.), which produces MTDQPTALNLPMVDPLPAETQKYFDICMDKLGMVPNVLKAHAFDIDKLNAFTTLYNDLMLADSGLTKLEREMVAVVVSATNRCFYCLTAHGAAVRQLSGNPALGEQLVMNWRVADITPRQRAMLGFAEKVTLASAQIEEPDRQILRNHGLTDRDIWDLINVAAFFNMSNRVASATAMQPNPDYHAQAR; this is translated from the coding sequence ATGACAGATCAGCCCACCGCCCTGAACCTGCCCATGGTCGACCCGCTGCCAGCGGAAACGCAGAAATACTTCGATATCTGCATGGACAAGCTGGGCATGGTCCCCAACGTCCTCAAAGCGCACGCCTTTGATATCGACAAACTCAACGCCTTCACAACGCTCTACAACGACCTCATGCTCGCCGACAGCGGGCTGACCAAGCTCGAACGCGAGATGGTCGCCGTCGTTGTCAGCGCCACAAACCGCTGTTTTTACTGCCTCACAGCCCATGGGGCGGCCGTCCGCCAACTCTCGGGCAACCCGGCTTTGGGCGAACAACTTGTCATGAACTGGCGCGTGGCAGACATTACGCCGCGCCAACGCGCCATGCTCGGGTTCGCGGAAAAGGTCACACTCGCCTCCGCCCAAATCGAAGAACCCGACCGCCAGATCTTGCGCAACCACGGCCTCACCGACCGCGACATCTGGGACCTGATCAACGTCGCCGCCTTCTTCAACATGTCGAACCGCGTCGCCAGTGCGACGGCCATGCAGCCCAACCCAGACTACCACGCACAGGCGCGGTGA
- a CDS encoding type VI secretion system Vgr family protein translates to MNVARDFVQADRILRIATPLGDDILLAEKLTVNEHVSALFEITVSVRSKQPEIAPDQLLGKPVDVSVELSQEPPVRRTWNAIVTDLIAGPRASRGLRSYQLVLRPALWMLAQKSDCRIWLDKSATEIAEILCAEHGLPAPVTAGVVDPVPRQHYSVQWNETDLDYLMRRLQEDGLFFFWQHEAGAHDLHIASHAAGYLTALEGDGDVRFAAGSTDRNHINRFETTFRYIPGSHAGRDWNFTTPGMVPGAAAPGLVTLPKNGGYELYEYPVQAGYGTGTRASEGIDDAEVERVAKLRMQALEAEHARVEGASAVRTLAPGHRFTPYDVANPDTVFAPHTILSIVHEVTDTSYESVENQPEYLNRFLALPADVPATPQRTTPHPRIDGTQVAIVAGPEGEEIHPDEYGRIKLWFPWDRRAAKDGSDTCWVRVTQNWAGAGWGGQVIPRIGMEVMVSYLDGDPDRPVVTGVVPNERQKVPYELPANKTKSVMRTQTHKGSGFNEITFEDQDGVENMFFHAQKDQTTRVLNDRTKRVDRHEVAAIGANRAVEVGGNQKHEVGGSMNTVVGGTGVSAFALMAGVGGLAQNTAGFLQEAGEIAGAGSPALSAFAGTLASSALGFFGPGGLMNRSGVVGGASNRPDAGASLAASGTGMGGDASGLFPMPGVKNTVVAAFQSDTVGVARAEQIGVSKVTNVGQTSIENIGKSKKLIVAEEYVIEVGKSKMIMKSDGTVIITGVTFHFEAEGSFQQIGKVIDLN, encoded by the coding sequence ATGAACGTCGCGCGTGATTTTGTTCAAGCCGACCGCATCCTGCGCATCGCGACACCGCTTGGCGATGATATTCTGCTGGCGGAGAAACTCACGGTCAACGAACATGTCTCGGCGCTCTTCGAGATCACCGTGTCGGTGCGCTCCAAACAGCCCGAGATCGCGCCCGATCAGCTTCTGGGCAAGCCTGTCGACGTGAGCGTCGAGCTCAGCCAGGAGCCGCCTGTGCGCCGGACCTGGAACGCCATCGTCACCGATCTGATCGCCGGCCCGCGCGCGAGCCGTGGCTTGCGCAGCTACCAGCTGGTGCTGCGCCCGGCGCTTTGGATGCTGGCCCAGAAGAGCGACTGCCGCATCTGGCTGGACAAGAGCGCCACCGAGATTGCCGAGATCCTGTGCGCCGAGCATGGTCTGCCCGCGCCCGTGACCGCGGGCGTGGTCGACCCGGTGCCGCGGCAGCACTATTCCGTGCAGTGGAACGAGACGGATCTGGACTACCTGATGCGGCGGCTCCAGGAGGATGGCTTGTTCTTCTTCTGGCAGCATGAGGCGGGCGCGCATGACCTTCATATCGCCTCGCATGCGGCGGGCTATCTGACCGCGCTGGAAGGCGATGGCGATGTGCGCTTTGCGGCAGGCTCCACGGACCGCAACCACATTAACCGCTTTGAAACGACCTTCCGTTACATCCCCGGCAGCCATGCGGGACGGGACTGGAACTTTACCACACCGGGCATGGTGCCGGGGGCGGCCGCGCCCGGCCTCGTGACGCTGCCGAAGAATGGCGGCTATGAGCTTTATGAGTACCCCGTGCAGGCGGGGTATGGCACGGGCACGCGCGCATCCGAGGGGATCGACGACGCCGAGGTCGAGCGTGTCGCGAAGCTGCGCATGCAGGCGCTGGAGGCCGAGCATGCGCGTGTCGAGGGCGCGAGCGCCGTGCGGACGCTGGCACCGGGGCACCGCTTTACGCCCTATGATGTGGCGAACCCGGACACCGTGTTCGCCCCCCACACGATCCTGTCGATCGTCCATGAGGTGACGGATACAAGTTACGAAAGCGTCGAGAACCAGCCCGAATACCTCAACCGCTTCCTGGCGCTGCCTGCCGATGTGCCTGCCACGCCGCAACGCACGACCCCGCATCCGCGTATCGACGGCACGCAGGTGGCGATTGTTGCGGGCCCCGAGGGCGAAGAGATCCACCCCGACGAATACGGCCGCATCAAGCTGTGGTTCCCCTGGGACCGCCGCGCGGCCAAGGACGGCAGCGACACCTGCTGGGTGCGCGTGACGCAGAACTGGGCGGGTGCCGGCTGGGGCGGGCAAGTGATCCCGCGCATCGGGATGGAGGTCATGGTCAGCTACCTCGACGGCGATCCGGACCGCCCCGTGGTGACCGGCGTCGTGCCAAATGAGCGGCAGAAGGTGCCGTATGAGCTGCCCGCGAACAAGACGAAGAGCGTGATGCGCACCCAGACCCACAAAGGCAGCGGCTTCAATGAGATCACCTTCGAGGATCAGGACGGTGTCGAGAACATGTTCTTCCACGCCCAGAAGGACCAGACGACCCGGGTGCTGAACGACCGCACGAAGCGGGTTGATCGTCACGAGGTTGCAGCCATCGGCGCCAACCGCGCCGTCGAGGTCGGAGGAAACCAAAAACACGAAGTCGGCGGTTCGATGAACACCGTCGTGGGCGGCACCGGCGTGTCGGCCTTCGCGCTGATGGCTGGTGTGGGTGGGCTGGCACAGAACACCGCAGGCTTCCTGCAGGAAGCCGGCGAAATTGCGGGAGCCGGAAGCCCAGCCTTGTCGGCCTTCGCAGGAACGCTTGCGTCCTCAGCGCTTGGGTTCTTTGGGCCGGGCGGTCTGATGAACCGTTCCGGCGTTGTGGGTGGCGCCAGCAACCGGCCTGACGCGGGCGCATCGCTCGCGGCCTCGGGCACCGGGATGGGCGGCGATGCCTCGGGCCTGTTCCCGATGCCAGGCGTCAAGAATACGGTCGTTGCCGCGTTCCAATCCGATACAGTCGGCGTGGCACGCGCCGAACAGATCGGCGTGAGCAAGGTGACCAATGTCGGCCAGACCTCCATCGAAAACATTGGCAAGTCCAAGAAACTTATCGTGGCCGAAGAATACGTGATCGAAGTCGGCAAATCCAAAATGATCATGAAATCGGACGGCACCGTAATAATCACGGGTGTCACCTTCCATTTCGAGGCCGAGGGATCTTTCCAACAGATCGGCAAAGTTATTGACCTGAACTGA
- a CDS encoding GNAT family N-acetyltransferase, whose protein sequence is MIDAAAFYAAIDGTWPAATITRAGPWTIRDGQGGGKRVSAATADEPTHDLAQAEHAMRHAHQTPLFMVRQGEDALDTLLDQNGYTIVDPTNGYITPVETLTDIPIPRVTAFAIWEPLAIMKDIWAAGGIGPARLAIMHRARTKTAILARHKDKPAGTAFVAIHDRIAMVHAVEVLAHQRRHGMAQWMMRRAALWAAENGATYMAVLTTAANGPANALYQGLGFGRACGYHYRIASEDT, encoded by the coding sequence ATGATCGACGCGGCAGCCTTCTACGCTGCCATTGACGGCACATGGCCGGCCGCCACGATCACGCGCGCAGGCCCTTGGACCATCCGCGACGGCCAAGGGGGCGGCAAGCGCGTGTCGGCGGCCACAGCGGATGAGCCGACGCATGACCTTGCCCAAGCCGAACACGCGATGCGCCACGCGCACCAGACGCCACTCTTCATGGTCCGGCAAGGCGAAGACGCCCTCGACACCCTGCTCGACCAAAACGGCTACACCATCGTTGACCCCACAAATGGCTACATCACGCCGGTTGAAACACTCACCGACATCCCGATCCCCCGCGTCACCGCCTTCGCCATTTGGGAGCCACTGGCGATCATGAAGGACATCTGGGCCGCGGGCGGCATCGGCCCCGCGCGCCTTGCGATCATGCATCGGGCGCGTACGAAAACGGCGATCCTGGCACGGCACAAAGACAAGCCCGCAGGCACCGCCTTTGTCGCGATCCACGACCGCATCGCCATGGTCCACGCGGTCGAGGTGCTGGCCCATCAACGTCGCCACGGCATGGCGCAATGGATGATGCGACGGGCGGCACTCTGGGCCGCAGAAAACGGCGCCACGTACATGGCGGTGCTGACCACGGCCGCCAACGGCCCGGCCAACGCGCTCTATCAGGGGTTGGGCTTCGGGCGCGCCTGCGGCTATCATTACCGGATCGCATCGGAGGACACATGA
- a CDS encoding DUF2169 family type VI secretion system accessory protein — protein MAIDLINRTPFANLRFSNLDSDGQEFGVVMVKLAFDIPESGSCAISDEQEPLVVTDEYTGALNETSLRYPSDLVPYKPTTDIVLDAVAYAPGGRARYWTSSVIVEDATGRQVNAALDIFGPRSWIPRVLPRTTHVTDWQLTDPDEVDAVPIRYEHAFGGPRVISDADGALNEAYDERNPIGCGRVPQAFAEGETPAAVPAPQILAAGQRYETASDAPDPAGFGPIPPAWLPRRLLGGTYDQNWLDNIWPNWAPDYDFAYHNSAHPDLRSDRFLQAPLGVTLTHLHPTRAEWRFQIDYPRLSLFAAYSDGTDADLELVLDSVFLDVGAAAADDPRAFLVLRAVFPIDRVESLEIYRPYDSAEISPIRYHPRDVSCDPALLDPQPIDDPEEAAE, from the coding sequence ATGGCAATTGACCTTATCAATCGCACGCCTTTCGCAAATCTCCGCTTCTCGAACCTCGATTCGGATGGTCAGGAATTCGGCGTGGTGATGGTCAAACTGGCTTTTGACATCCCCGAAAGTGGCTCCTGCGCCATCTCCGATGAGCAGGAGCCACTGGTTGTGACCGACGAATACACCGGTGCGCTGAACGAGACGTCTCTGCGCTATCCGAGTGACCTGGTGCCCTACAAACCGACGACCGATATCGTACTCGATGCCGTGGCTTATGCACCTGGTGGGCGGGCACGGTATTGGACCTCATCCGTCATTGTCGAGGACGCGACAGGTCGGCAGGTCAATGCCGCGTTGGACATTTTCGGGCCGCGCAGCTGGATACCGCGTGTGCTGCCCCGGACCACGCACGTGACCGATTGGCAGCTGACAGACCCCGACGAAGTCGACGCTGTGCCCATTCGCTACGAGCACGCCTTTGGCGGGCCCAGGGTGATCAGCGATGCCGATGGAGCGCTGAACGAAGCCTATGACGAACGCAATCCCATCGGCTGTGGCCGCGTTCCCCAAGCCTTCGCCGAGGGTGAGACGCCGGCCGCGGTGCCTGCGCCGCAAATCCTGGCTGCGGGCCAACGCTATGAAACCGCAAGTGACGCTCCCGACCCGGCGGGCTTCGGCCCGATCCCACCGGCCTGGTTACCCCGCCGACTGCTTGGCGGAACATACGACCAGAACTGGCTCGACAACATCTGGCCGAACTGGGCACCGGATTATGACTTTGCCTATCACAATTCCGCCCATCCCGATCTGCGCAGCGATCGCTTCCTGCAAGCTCCTCTTGGTGTGACGCTCACGCATCTTCACCCCACCCGGGCAGAGTGGCGGTTTCAGATTGATTACCCCAGGCTCAGCCTTTTTGCCGCCTATTCCGACGGCACCGACGCCGATCTGGAGCTGGTACTGGACAGTGTGTTCCTGGATGTCGGTGCCGCTGCGGCGGATGATCCGCGCGCCTTTCTGGTGCTGCGGGCAGTTTTTCCGATAGATCGGGTCGAGAGCCTGGAAATCTACCGTCCCTACGACAGCGCCGAAATATCGCCGATCCGGTATCACCCCCGCGACGTGTCCTGTGATCCTGCCTTGCTTGACCCCCAACCAATTGATGACCCGGAGGAGGCCGCCGAATGA
- a CDS encoding RHS repeat-associated core domain-containing protein, producing the protein MQDFDPSQSQDVTSSAGGTDTSGYGANANGRTAVGAGGPEMLADWITAFDDYQQRWEEEKEALEEEVAAMEAELAAETDPLMRQMIEADLAEARIDLSVIDAEFGGAFNPYESGTGQWETRDFNQWAEQMQMDPTNPDHAAIFNQQMETYTEFNEQLIERVEDDHWFFYNILNPLDRILQWDPRGILMRRATRELAERGLRSGLRNAPRALSRGRRTARVNGRRNRTRNRRNCRRASNPFMLPTGLGNHEDPFFLIPGLIELSLHSIYWSDIDHVSPHGTNRIAPYDAVIKRNLRGGFDLLDDDGYVVSFPAPTPIPEGWVDGSTTRPLKLMQGRARALILRDGRLFHHFDKGADGVWRISRTYNANGNSLNFTRGPDGHLDRITTPEGLTVAFGYNGAFRTSADLVAPDGQIKRVLEWRYDERGNMLEARALYGEHHRFRYDERNRIVGLQRNEVYDATYTLDDQGRRLCSDTSGPYHGDRAVYDSDSRKTLYLPGGDHARAQTYHYNANDNITAEENALGHLTRFEEDAEGLVSASIDPLGHSTRFLYDADGNVKSIRDPLDQITYYGWSADGQIERVIDPTGAAWEYEYDERGNLVSVRDPLGHVTDLKVSDRGLVLGECRHDGMIRSYSYDDRHRLISEVDFNGAQTTFIRDTWGRITSTTDELGATIRFEYEDQPGLDFWTAARVIRADGAKTELRGQAHGRIVEMRDAEGAVTRLVHDAFDNLIEMIDPREGSLRFTYDDQLALSEVTNQVGEVWRFERDVAGRIIREVDFAGLELRYDFDDADRPIALHFPDGRTMRFEWDAADQLTARIGVAPDGTVQVEDRFDYDGRGLIKRATGADAVIELEYDAMGNQIAEVQNGERIERAFDCCGNVTERRIGTHLTEYRYGPSGFLTGLSLNGTDALTIDRDPLGRPIAMRGAGAFELMQEFDSAGQLIRQLAYGPDRFTRSYAWNRRDTPTRIADDLWGATEYQADANAQITQARHGLPSGVGMRLATPVPSDVPGFPSETIEVERFAYKLTQDVEAADIAQPQMPLDRPLSYWRTAPGGRVHEAAGLGGERITLSYDACGRVTERRVQRDGFRPQTWTYHWDVMDRLVACITPEGERWDYTYDPFGRRIEKRSASTRTRFLWDRDVIAIEATDGAAAVHWHFEPRSHRPLLREGETLGHVITDHLGTPREIVDGSGAILWSATYRLWGKERGQWGDSTLCPIRFPGQWHDAESGLHYNRFRYYDPDVGQYLSIDPLGASAGTRAHGYVSNPLHWIDPLGLEARYPPWMTRMPGFERHHIIPWHLRTNPFLRSIGFDVNSRQNLMYLPRYCSSVSGGGAAAPRTSAQHRGFSGHSDYNTYMATQLELLENRTRNMTRTCKRLAVRAFVLAHRTMLQTGALQIANCR; encoded by the coding sequence ATGCAAGACTTCGACCCCTCCCAATCCCAAGACGTGACCTCCAGTGCGGGTGGCACCGATACCAGCGGGTATGGCGCCAACGCCAATGGACGCACCGCCGTGGGGGCCGGCGGGCCAGAGATGCTGGCCGATTGGATCACGGCCTTCGACGATTATCAGCAGCGCTGGGAAGAGGAAAAGGAAGCCCTCGAAGAAGAGGTCGCGGCTATGGAAGCCGAACTCGCCGCCGAGACCGACCCGTTGATGCGTCAGATGATCGAGGCTGACCTAGCGGAGGCGCGGATCGACCTTTCGGTGATCGACGCAGAATTCGGCGGCGCCTTCAACCCATACGAAAGCGGGACGGGCCAGTGGGAAACCCGTGATTTCAACCAATGGGCCGAGCAGATGCAGATGGATCCGACGAACCCGGATCACGCGGCCATTTTCAATCAACAGATGGAGACTTATACCGAGTTCAATGAACAGTTGATCGAACGGGTCGAAGACGATCACTGGTTCTTCTATAACATCCTGAACCCGCTGGATCGTATTCTGCAATGGGATCCGCGCGGCATCTTGATGCGGCGCGCCACGCGCGAGCTAGCCGAACGGGGGTTGCGGTCTGGGCTTCGTAATGCGCCCCGTGCGCTGTCGCGGGGGCGACGCACCGCCCGCGTGAATGGCCGCCGCAACCGCACCCGGAACCGGCGCAATTGCCGCCGCGCCTCGAACCCGTTCATGCTGCCCACCGGTTTGGGCAATCACGAAGACCCCTTCTTCTTGATACCCGGCCTGATCGAGCTGTCGCTGCATTCGATATACTGGTCCGATATCGACCATGTCTCACCTCACGGGACAAACCGGATCGCGCCTTACGACGCCGTGATCAAGCGAAACCTTAGGGGCGGCTTTGACCTGCTGGATGATGACGGCTACGTCGTGTCATTCCCCGCGCCTACGCCGATCCCCGAAGGCTGGGTCGATGGCAGCACAACCCGGCCTTTAAAGCTGATGCAGGGCAGAGCGCGCGCGTTGATCCTCCGCGATGGACGGCTGTTTCACCATTTCGACAAAGGTGCTGATGGTGTCTGGCGGATCAGCCGCACATACAATGCCAATGGCAACTCGCTGAACTTTACGCGCGGCCCCGACGGCCACTTGGATCGGATCACCACACCCGAAGGCCTCACCGTCGCCTTCGGCTACAACGGCGCGTTTCGTACATCCGCCGATCTTGTCGCACCGGACGGGCAGATCAAGCGTGTATTGGAATGGCGCTACGATGAACGCGGCAACATGCTGGAGGCGCGCGCCCTTTATGGCGAACACCATCGCTTCCGCTACGACGAACGCAACCGGATCGTCGGCCTACAACGTAACGAGGTTTATGACGCCACCTATACGCTTGACGATCAAGGCCGCCGCCTGTGCAGCGACACGTCCGGCCCTTATCACGGTGACCGCGCCGTCTATGACAGCGATTCGCGCAAAACCCTGTATCTACCGGGCGGCGATCATGCGCGGGCGCAAACCTATCACTACAATGCCAACGACAACATCACCGCCGAGGAAAATGCCCTTGGCCATCTGACCCGTTTCGAGGAAGACGCAGAGGGCCTTGTCAGCGCGAGCATCGACCCCCTCGGTCACAGTACCCGCTTCCTCTACGACGCCGATGGCAATGTGAAATCCATCCGCGATCCGCTGGACCAGATCACCTATTACGGCTGGTCCGCTGACGGGCAGATCGAGCGGGTGATCGACCCGACCGGCGCAGCATGGGAATACGAATACGACGAACGCGGAAACCTCGTTTCGGTCCGTGATCCGCTTGGCCATGTCACTGATCTGAAAGTTTCGGATCGGGGCCTTGTATTGGGGGAATGCCGACATGACGGCATGATCCGAAGCTATAGCTACGATGATCGACACCGGCTGATCTCGGAGGTCGATTTCAACGGTGCACAGACGACATTCATACGCGACACCTGGGGGCGCATCACCTCTACCACCGATGAACTGGGGGCCACGATCCGCTTCGAATACGAAGACCAGCCCGGCCTCGATTTCTGGACTGCCGCGCGCGTGATCCGCGCGGATGGCGCGAAAACCGAGCTGCGCGGTCAGGCGCATGGCAGAATCGTTGAGATGCGCGACGCCGAAGGGGCCGTCACCCGCCTTGTTCACGACGCTTTCGACAATTTGATCGAGATGATCGATCCGCGCGAAGGCAGTTTACGGTTCACTTATGACGACCAGCTCGCGCTCAGCGAGGTGACAAACCAGGTGGGCGAGGTTTGGCGCTTCGAACGGGACGTCGCGGGCCGGATCATCCGTGAGGTCGACTTCGCGGGCCTGGAGCTGCGTTACGACTTTGACGATGCCGATCGGCCTATTGCGCTGCATTTCCCCGATGGCCGGACCATGCGCTTCGAATGGGATGCCGCCGATCAACTGACCGCCCGCATTGGTGTCGCCCCTGACGGCACGGTGCAGGTCGAAGATCGGTTCGACTACGACGGCCGTGGCCTGATCAAGCGGGCCACTGGGGCCGATGCAGTGATCGAACTGGAATACGATGCCATGGGCAACCAGATTGCCGAAGTCCAAAACGGCGAGCGGATCGAACGCGCCTTCGATTGCTGTGGCAATGTTACCGAACGGCGTATCGGCACACATCTGACGGAGTATCGCTATGGACCTTCGGGCTTTCTGACCGGGCTCAGCCTCAATGGGACGGATGCGCTTACCATTGACCGTGATCCGCTGGGGCGGCCCATCGCCATGCGCGGGGCCGGGGCTTTCGAACTGATGCAGGAATTTGACAGCGCCGGGCAACTCATCCGTCAACTGGCCTACGGCCCCGATCGTTTCACCCGCAGCTACGCGTGGAACCGGCGCGATACGCCAACGCGCATCGCCGACGATCTCTGGGGCGCGACCGAATATCAAGCCGACGCAAACGCCCAGATCACCCAAGCCCGCCATGGCCTGCCCTCCGGCGTCGGAATGCGCCTTGCCACGCCCGTGCCCAGTGATGTGCCGGGCTTTCCGTCCGAGACCATCGAGGTCGAACGCTTTGCCTACAAGCTCACGCAGGATGTCGAAGCCGCCGATATCGCACAACCGCAGATGCCGCTGGACCGGCCGCTGTCGTATTGGCGCACAGCGCCGGGCGGCCGTGTGCACGAAGCCGCAGGGCTGGGGGGCGAGCGCATCACCCTGTCCTATGACGCCTGCGGGCGCGTCACCGAACGCCGCGTGCAACGGGACGGATTCCGGCCCCAGACCTGGACCTACCATTGGGACGTGATGGATCGGCTGGTCGCGTGCATCACGCCGGAAGGCGAGCGTTGGGACTACACCTATGACCCGTTCGGGCGGCGCATCGAAAAACGCTCGGCCAGCACGCGCACCCGGTTCCTCTGGGATCGCGATGTCATCGCCATTGAAGCGACGGATGGAGCCGCCGCCGTCCACTGGCACTTTGAGCCGCGCAGCCACCGCCCGCTCCTTCGCGAAGGCGAGACCCTTGGCCATGTCATAACCGACCACCTCGGCACGCCGCGCGAGATCGTGGATGGCTCAGGCGCCATCCTGTGGTCGGCCACCTACCGCCTCTGGGGGAAGGAAAGGGGGCAATGGGGTGATTCCACCCTTTGCCCGATCCGCTTCCCAGGCCAATGGCATGACGCCGAAAGCGGGCTGCACTACAACCGCTTCCGGTATTATGACCCGGATGTCGGGCAGTATCTGTCCATTGATCCACTCGGTGCATCCGCCGGAACGCGCGCGCATGGCTATGTCAGCAATCCGCTACACTGGATTGATCCGCTAGGGCTTGAGGCGCGCTATCCACCTTGGATGACGCGGATGCCAGGCTTTGAGCGACATCACATTATTCCTTGGCACCTGCGAACCAACCCGTTTCTGCGATCCATCGGGTTCGACGTAAACTCGCGGCAGAACCTAATGTACCTGCCACGTTACTGTTCATCGGTTTCAGGCGGTGGGGCGGCGGCACCGCGGACGTCTGCGCAGCACCGTGGGTTCAGCGGACACAGCGATTACAACACGTATATGGCAACGCAGTTGGAACTGCTTGAAAATAGGACGCGCAACATGACCCGAACGTGCAAGAGGCTTGCCGTCCGGGCCTTTGTTCTTGCTCACAGAACCATGTTACAAACCGGTGCACTACAGATTGCCAATTGTCGTTAG
- a CDS encoding PAAR-like domain-containing protein, producing MSHPISARKDGSNIMHTTGPDVCMTPIGKSVVPVAYTSMVTLAGSIRVSHSVRDNSNPDFQLNSRTRSVTGHEPGTKKGAKVSGYKGYAHARTAASTVFSEGFALVRDADPAWINHPDPQPQEGRRSKSSTSVGHM from the coding sequence ATGAGCCACCCAATTTCAGCCCGCAAAGATGGCAGCAACATCATGCACACAACCGGCCCGGACGTCTGCATGACACCCATCGGTAAAAGCGTGGTTCCGGTGGCCTATACCTCGATGGTGACGCTGGCGGGCAGCATCCGCGTGTCGCATTCGGTGCGGGACAACTCGAACCCCGATTTTCAGCTGAACTCCCGCACACGGTCCGTGACCGGACATGAACCGGGGACCAAGAAAGGTGCGAAGGTTTCGGGCTACAAAGGCTACGCCCACGCCCGCACCGCAGCCTCAACTGTGTTCTCCGAAGGCTTTGCGCTTGTCCGAGATGCCGATCCGGCGTGGATCAACCATCCCGACCCGCAGCCTCAAGAGGGCAGGCGGTCCAAGTCCAGCACGTCGGTCGGACACATGTAG